One Capra hircus breed San Clemente chromosome 3, ASM170441v1, whole genome shotgun sequence genomic window, ACCTCCACCCTTTTCTAAGTAATGATCATCTCAAGCATGGTTTACTTTTAGAGCGTCCTAACTATTCCTCACATAGCCGTCAAGGATGCAGGCTTGATGCCTAGGCAAAACTTACTTGGTCACTGCAGCCCAGGGAATTTTTGTTAGGGAATCCTAGCTCAGGGGATCTTACCAGCATTTACAAACTCAGAAAGGACTGATATATAAATTAGAAAATCAATATACTAATCACCATGGAAAGATTTCTTTTCAAGAATGTGTATATGTTCCTGCCTGCCCTCCAGAACACTCTCTTCTAAGCATTAAGAAATATGgaggtaaaaaaattaaaaaaaataaaaaaataaatttaaaaaaaaaaaaaaaagaaatatagaggactttcctggtggtacagtggatgggaatctgcctgccaatacagggaacacgagttcaatccctggcccaggaagattccacatgccccagggcaactaagcctgtgcaccacaaccactgaagtcCAAGCATCTAGACCTATGCtcagcaacaagaaaagccacagcaacaagaaaagccacagcAACAAGAAGTCgcagcactgcaatgaagagtagcccccacatgccacaactagagaaagccctagtgcagcaaaaaaaataataataataataattaatttaaaaaaatttaaatatagaaagCAGAACATTACTAAGAATTTTGCTTTGATGTATGTGGAATTAGGGAAAAGGCCATGAAGTGGTTCCAAGGACTAATCCCCTCTGAGTTAAGGAAAACCATATGGTCTCTCAAGTCCACCAATCCCCCAACAGAAGTGCCTTGCCCAATGACTCCCTCCCTTCCATAGTAATTTATAACATCTTGATTCCATTGTCGTTCTTGTCAttgagtcgctaagtcaagtctgactctttgtgatcccatggactgtagccctccaggctcctctgtccatgggaattcccaggcaagaatactggcgtgggttgccctttccttctccacaacccagggttggaacctgacccagggatggaacccatgtctcctacttggcaggcagattcttccccaatgaaccacatgggaagtccagttattgtcattcagttcagttcaatcgctcagtcatgtccgactctttgcgaccccatgaatcgcagcacaccaggcctccctgtccatcatcaactcccggagttcactcagattcacgtccattgagtcagtgatgccatccaaccatctcgccctctgccatccccttctcctcctgccctcaatccctcccagcatctgggtcttttccaatgagtcaactcttcacatcaggtggccaaagtattggagtttcagcttcagcatcagtctttccaatgaacacccaagactgatctcctttaggatggactggttggatctccttgcagtccaagggactctcaaaagtcttctccaacaccacagtttaaaagcatcaattcttcggcgctcagctttcttcacagtccaactctcacatccatacatgaccactggaaaaactatagccttgactagacggactttaggcagcaaagtaatgtctctgcttttgaatatgctatctaggttggtcataactttccttccaaggagtaagtgtcttttaatttcatggctgcaatcaccatctgcagtgatttgggagcccaaaaaaataaagtctgacactgtttccactgtttgcccatctatttcccatgaagtgatgggaccagatgccatgatcttagttttctgaatgttgagttattgCCATTAGAATGGTGTTAATTAAGTTGGTCCTTACGTACCCTATGACAGATTATAGTTTGTTAGAGTTTTAGCAGAAGTTTGCAATCCTGGTGCTTTTTCTCTTTGACTTCGGAGGCAGACAAGGATCATTCACTTTATTCTAGTAATGAAGTACCTCCCTAACTCAGACTCTTACAACACAGGCTTAGGCCTTGTGCTAACCAAAACTGCatctattttttatgttttaccCAATTAATCTTCCCAATGTATTCCTCtaattggttttttgtttgttttttttttcccacttagaaACCTTTACTATCTCTGCAAAGTCCAAACTTCTTGGCTAAGCAGTCAATGTTCTACATGAACCTACTCTCCAGCTGAAGTGGCCCTCTGGCTAAGCATACTTTGGTTCTTCTTGTCAACGTGACTTTGCTAATTAATGTTCGAAAATGTTCCCTCCTTCCATTTCAGCCTATTAAACTGATACAAACATCATGGGAAAATACAGTCTCTAAAGTAATAGCtttcaatctttttatttttttttccagaaaaatttaacaggtttatttataattgttataaagTTGAACTGCTGAAACTTGTTCACTGAAACATTTTGACTTTCATTAATGCTTTATGTCCccgcatttatattaaaaattcacacacaaatgaaaatggaaaaactgcCAATACctgatttctgtcctctattttcCACTTGCAATCATATACTTAGGtaccttttgaccccatggaaaaaaaatatctaaCGTTCAGAACTACCAATAACAggaagaagagattttttttttttttttaaagaatgaaatgctTCCCATCATAGTGGATTCTTAAGCACGTTCTCCACGTATGCGGCGTGCTAGCTGGATGTCTTTTGGCATAATTGTTACACGTTTGGCATGGATAGCACACAGGTTGGTGTCTTCAAAAAGGCCAACCAGATAGGCCTCACTTGCCTCCTGCAAAGCACCAATAGCTGCACTCTGGAAGCGCAGATCTGTTTTGAAGTCCTGAGCAATTTCCCGCACCAGACGCTGGAAGGGAAATTTGCGAATCAGAAGTTCAGTGGACTTCTGACAACGTCTAATTTCACGGAGTGCCACAGTACCAGGCCTGTAACGATGAGGTTTCTTCACCCCTCCAGTAGAGGGCGCACTCTTGCGAGCGGCTTTTGTAGCGAGTTGCTTCCTCGGTGCTTTACCACCGGTCGATTTGCGGGCAGTCTGCTTTGTACGAGCCATGGTATAGAGACCTCCTTACTtaccccccttctcctttggctggAGCTCGGCGAGCTGGAGGCGGCGCTGGCGTTGGAGAGCGACGGCGGCGCGGCGGCGGCTGCGAACACCATTGAAAACTCAATCTTTTTATAA contains:
- the LOC102182848 gene encoding histone H3.3-like — encoded protein: MARTKQTARKSTGGKAPRKQLATKAARKSAPSTGGVKKPHRYRPGTVALREIRRCQKSTELLIRKFPFQRLVREIAQDFKTDLRFQSAAIGALQEASEAYLVGLFEDTNLCAIHAKRVTIMPKDIQLARRIRGERA